The following proteins are co-located in the Vigna unguiculata cultivar IT97K-499-35 chromosome 9, ASM411807v1, whole genome shotgun sequence genome:
- the LOC114162820 gene encoding uncharacterized protein LOC114162820: MGRLTSLARFLPRLTEKVRPILKIMKRQTVEKWDDQCEAAFQQIKEMITSPPIMSRPVEGLPLQLYLSVSNDTISAALIQEAPEQRPVYFISRVLQNAETRYQLIEKIALALLTASRRLRQYFQSHQVVVRTDHPIAKILRKPDLVGRMIAWSVELSEFGLKYEPRGSIKGQHLADFAAELHGPISSSEQTWILFVDGSSDKRSAGAGIVIEGPNGFTVEHSLQFQFKASNNQAEYEALIAGLRLAKDLGATKLRCNTDSKLVVGQVQGEYQVKDDLLLQYYHKTVEAMKEFEEVTVHHIPRAENARADRLSKLAEGKEKGQLKTIIRQTLMRPSAGECAVAGRSVDWTSEVRELLKKCEAGEEVRPTERRRALRFVIIGEDLYKRGFTTPLLKCLSADEAEYVMNEVHNGICGMHTGRRTMKARILRAGYFWPTMEEDCEAMIRKCAGCQAHGNDMKRASTELHSLTAPWPFAQWGMDIVGPFPIGRAQKKFILVAVDYFTKWVEAEALANITARQVHSFVWHNIICRFGLPHTIITDNGRQFIDKKLKDFYKQVGIRHVTSSVEHPQTNGQAEAMNKVIVAELRKKIGRGQGSMG; this comes from the coding sequence ATGGGGCGGCTGACTTCTCTGGCACGTTTTCTGCCCAGGCTGACGGAGAAGGTTAGGCCGATCCTGAAGATCATGAAGAGGCAGACCGTAGAGAAGTGGGATGACCAGTGCGAGGCGGCATTTCAACAAATAAAGGAGATGATCACCAGTCCACCAATCATGAGCCGACCGGTAGAAGGGTTGCCCCTACAGTTATACCTGTCAGTATCTAACGACACGATCAGCGCGGCATTGATACAAGAAGCCCCGGAGCAGCGGCCTGTTTATTTCATCAGCCGAGTTCTACAGAACGCAGAAACGAGGTATCAGTTGATAGAGAAGATAGCCTTGGCGTTATTAACGGCCTCACGTCGGCTGCGCCAGTACTTCCAGAGTCACCAGGTGGTCGTCCGAACCGATCACCCTATAGCCAAGATACTCCGGAAGCCCGACTTGGTCGGTCGAATGATCGCATGGTCAGTTGAGTTATCCGAGTTCGGTCTCAAGTACGAACCTAGAGGATCTATCAAAGGGCAGCATTTGGCCGACTTTGCAGCCGAACTCCATGGACCGATCTCTTCGTCCGAGCAAACATGGATTCTGTTCGTCGACGGGTCGTCGGACAAACGAAGTGCCGGAGCGGGAATCGTCATTGAAGGACCGAACGGCTTCACAGTGGAGCACTCCTTGCAGTTCCAGTTTAAAGCCTCAAACAACCAGGCGGAGTATGAAGCGCTGATCGCCGGGTTAAGGCTAGCGAAAGACCTGGGCGCAACAAAGTTGAGATGTAACACTGACTCTAAGCTTGTGGTCGGACAAGTGCAAGGAGAATATCAAGTTAAGGATGACTTATTACTCCAGTACTATCACAAGACTGTTGAAGCCATGAAGGAATTCGAGGAGGTGACCGTCCATCACATACCCCGAGCGGAGAACGCCCGAGCCGACAGGCTATCGAAGTTAGCGGAAGGAAAAGAGAAGGGCCAATTAAAGACAATTATCAGGCAAACCCTGATGAGACCTTCAGCAGGAGAATGCGCCGTAGCAGGTCGATCGGTTGATTGGACCAGCGAGGTGCGAGAACTCTTAAAGAAGTGCGAGGCTGGAGAAGAGGTCAGGCCGACGGAGAGGAGACGAGCGCTCCGATTTGTGATCATCGGAGAAGATCTATACAAGAGAGGCTTCACAACGCCACTCTTGAAGTGCCTATCAGCAGACGAAGCGGAATACGTCATGAACGAGGTCCACAATGGCATCTGCGGGATGCATACCGGTCGGAGAACGATGAAAGCAAGGATACTCCGAGCGGGATATTTTTGGCCGACCATGGAAGAAGATTGCGAAGCCATGATACGCAAGTGCGCAGGATGTCAAGCCCACGGAAATGATATGAAGAGGGCTTCGACCGAGCTACACAGTTTGACAGCCCCGTGGCCGTTCGCTCAATGGGGCATGGACATCGTCGGACCTTTCCCAATCGGTCGAGCGCAGAAGAAATTCATACTCGTAGCAGTCGACTACTTCACTAAATGGGTCGAAGCGGAGGCTTTGGCTAATATCACTGCTCGGCAGGTTCACTCCTTCGTCTGGCACAACATTATATGTCGCTTCGGCCTTCCCCACACGATCATCACTGACAACGGTCGTCAGTTCATTGACAAAAAGCTGAAGGACTTCTATAAGCAGGTAGGGATAAGACATGTTACCAGCTCGGTCGAGCATCCCCAAACCAATGGTCAAGCTGAAGCCATGAACAAAGTTATAGTGGCTGAGTTAAGAAAAAAGATTGGGAGAGGCCAAGGGAGCATGGGTTGA
- the LOC114195997 gene encoding tetraspanin-7-like, with protein sequence MFRVSNNLVGVLNLLAFLLSIPILVTGVWLSKQANTECEWWLERTLIVLGVFLLVVSLAGLVGACCRVSCLLWLYLFVMFLLILLVLCFTVFAFVVTNKGAGQVLSNRGYKEYRLGDYSNWFQNRVNNAHTWKRIRSCLRSSKLCSQFQTQFANDTLQQFYAENLSSLQSGCCKPSDSCNFEYQGPSVWNKVESANYSNPDCNAWDNDPNVLCFNCQTCKAGFLQSLKTDWKKVTTVNVIFLVFLIIVYSVGCCAFRNNLRDNWKH encoded by the exons ATGTTTAGGGTGAGCAACAATCTGGTTGGGGTGCTGAATTTGCTGGCTTTCCTTCTCTCGATTCCCATTCTAGTGACGGGCGTGTGGCTAAGCAAGCAAGCGAACACGGAGTGCGAATGGTGGCTGGAAAGAACCTTAATTGTGTTGGGCGTTTTCCTTTTGGTGGTGTCTCTGGCAGGACTTGTCGGCGCATGTTGTCGTGTCTCGTGTCTCCTATGGCTCTACCTCTTCGTCATGTTCCTGCTCATACTCCTTGTTCTTTGCTTCACCGTCTTCGCCTTCGTTGTCACCAACAAGGGTGCCGGTCAAGTCCTTTCCAACCGAGGCTACAAGGAGTACAGGCTCGGTGACTACTCCAACTGGTTTCAGAACAGAGTCAACAACGCTCACACATGGAAACGAATTCGGAGCTGTCTCCGATCTTCAAAACTCTGCTCCCAATTTCAAACCCAATTCGCCAACGACACTCTGCAACAGTTCTACGCTGAGAACTTGTCTTCGCTTCAG TCCGGGTGTTGCAAGCCATCAGACAGCTGCAACTTTGAGTACCAGGGTCCATCTGTCTGGAACAAGGTTGAAAGTGCAAATTATTCCAACCCTGACTGTAATGCTTGGGACAATGATCCCAATGTTCTGTGTTTCAATTGCCAAACTTGCAAGGCTGGGTTCCTGCAGAGCCTTAAGACTGACTGGAAGAAGGTCACAACAGTGAATGTCATATTCCTCGTGTTTCTCATCATTGTCTACTCTGTTGGTTGCTGTGCATTCCGGAATAACTTGAGAGATAATTGGAAGCACTAG